One segment of Niabella beijingensis DNA contains the following:
- a CDS encoding TssN family type VI secretion system protein, whose translation MALKFFILYAGLFLFSSLALIPLIRQMSSSFSNRGKRPWIFSFVASALSSGAAFAITYITQNLFTTFWLLGGLFLVLGFLFVLLVHKKYFRARHDNRNKQLFSELLFGCSILFLCVALFSSLQYFLKDRNFMYFPMLLCMLFFFIPVLVLHTFDAAINIPRPDYPAWQYPEQTLELPDEKEGEHLYVIWFEIAKKLTDTQRTFFRGKAPEDMLLGDLFYHFINEYNEDHSETPIEYKNDEKTSEWQFRTRSRWYNFSKVLDAASPVARNPIKENTIIICERVQ comes from the coding sequence ATGGCGTTAAAGTTTTTTATACTCTACGCAGGCCTGTTTTTATTCTCGTCACTGGCACTGATCCCTTTGATCCGGCAAATGAGCAGCTCATTCAGCAACAGGGGCAAACGTCCCTGGATCTTTAGCTTTGTTGCCTCGGCCCTTTCATCCGGTGCTGCCTTTGCCATTACTTATATTACCCAAAACCTGTTTACAACGTTCTGGCTGCTTGGCGGGCTGTTCCTGGTCCTGGGTTTCCTTTTTGTATTACTCGTGCATAAGAAATATTTCCGTGCCCGTCATGACAACCGCAACAAACAGCTGTTCTCGGAGCTGCTTTTCGGCTGCTCGATACTTTTCCTTTGCGTTGCCCTTTTCTCCTCGCTGCAGTATTTTCTCAAAGACCGGAATTTTATGTATTTCCCGATGTTGCTGTGCATGCTGTTCTTTTTTATCCCGGTTCTGGTACTGCATACATTTGATGCTGCTATAAATATCCCCAGGCCGGACTACCCGGCATGGCAGTATCCGGAACAAACACTCGAACTGCCGGACGAAAAGGAAGGGGAACACCTTTATGTGATCTGGTTTGAAATAGCAAAAAAACTCACGGATACCCAACGCACCTTTTTCAGGGGAAAGGCCCCGGAAGACATGTTGCTGGGCGATCTGTTCTATCATTTTATCAATGAGTACAATGAGGATCACAGCGAAACACCGATTGAATATAAGAACGACGAGAAAACCTCCGAATGGCAGTTCCGGACCCGGTCCCGCTGGTACAATTTCTCAAAAGTACTGGATGCGGCCTCCCCGGTGGCCCGGAACCCGATAAAAGAAAATACTATTATTATCTGTGAACGGGTTCAGTAA